The following are from one region of the Coffea eugenioides isolate CCC68of unplaced genomic scaffold, Ceug_1.0 ScVebR1_1399;HRSCAF=2241, whole genome shotgun sequence genome:
- the LOC113755293 gene encoding LOW QUALITY PROTEIN: uncharacterized protein LOC113755293 (The sequence of the model RefSeq protein was modified relative to this genomic sequence to represent the inferred CDS: deleted 1 base in 1 codon; substituted 1 base at 1 genomic stop codon), translating into MVPPPTYPYGMPAWYNPQAVCAYHSGAPGHSTVDCKALKHRIQDMIEAREIVIRKKEAQGTNINRNPLPEHANTIGVILDDAEYEEQVQKLAREAEVFGVTDQPFIMEVPFEEDKRPFILDLTLAESKALEPVVIEFPEQEPVLSLQRVPWNYDEPVIQIGEKSIAKEEVSVVTRSGRIASPFGATVPIQVNNPELPAKPTVTEKEALDFLKRLQRSEYIVVEKLSKSPAQISMLDLLFSSDMHRDALLEMLTKAQIPKDISVANFSHVVGSVLFTKQITFSDDELPAKGIGHNKALYIAVSCNGKILPKVLIDNGSALNICPWSTLEKLGLQDIKLRPSGTIVRGFDGARREPIGEVDLVIEMGPAQFQIACQVMHFPSVYNVLVGRPWIHKSGAVPSSLHQLLKFIVNDKLITIFAEEDCLVIADSGSKEDGSRSAIVTPHSTADIVSVSWITKEERALSKASVMMAKEMIRGGYEFDKGLGRDLQGILKPVKIVEKKDSFGLGFRPTARDIKEMKECKRAEKEGRPRALDIPPLHYTFPRPTEEMLEFLTVFQDVFAWSYDDMTGISTDVVVHKLPTDPTFPPVKQKSRKFKPDMSLKIKEQIEKQLKTNIIIVSHYPIWLSNPVPVPKKNGEVRVCVDYRDLNKASPKDDFPLPNIHILLDNTAGHEIESFCDCFAGYHQILMAEEDREKTAFITPWGTFCYRVMPFGLKNAGATYQRTMTTLFHDMIHREMEVYVDDIIIKSKRAENHLVDLKKLFERLRKYNLKLNPAKCAFGAPAGKLLGFIISKRGIEIDPAKIKAIRDMPVPKTQKDVKSFLGKINFIGRFIAQLTATCEPLFKLLRKNVPLYWSEECQQAFDKIKDYLLHPPVLVPPKPGRPLIMYLSVLEEAVGCVLGQHDDSGRKEQAIYYLSKKFTQYEANYSFIEKSCCTLAWAAQKLRHYLLSHTTYLISRSDPLKYLLEKPMLTGRLAKWQIILSEFDIVFTSQKAVKGQAIADHLAENPRDDDYQPLHTYFPDEKVLFVGATDDISEQSSEWRLFFDAKLQFACTNNMVEYEACIFGLKMALEMEIKELIAFSDSDLLVHQTLKQXVTKDQKILPYHCSLLTLAKQFQNLEFRHLPRARNAFADALATLASMIQYPDELRIEPIHIQLQDKPTHCWVVDKSSDNIPWYNDIKEFLKTGSYPLHASAKDKGFLRRMASKFFLSGEVLYKRTSDLNLLRCIDEDEAQYMMKEVHSGVCGPHMNGHLLAKKIMRTRYFWLTMDMIAPWPCSMWGMDVIGTIDPPASNGHRFILVAIEYFTKWVETESFKHVTKKVVANFLRDHIICRFGVPETLITDNAKNLNNDMVDGLCEQFKIRHRNSAIYRPQMNGAVEAANKNLKKILMYGMEAVLPAEVEIPSLRILMEAKSEEADWIKQRHEQLTLIDEKRFNAICHGQCYQKRVARAYNKKVHRRAFEEGDKVLKRILPMQDEAKGKFAPNWQGSFIVQKVLPGGALILAEMDGRTFPQPINSDMCKRFFI; encoded by the exons atggtaccccctcctacctatCCATATGGCATGCCCGCTTGGTATAACCCAcaagctgtctgtgcttatcattcaggggcaCCCGGACATTCGACTGTTGATTGCAAGGCTCTTAAGCATAgaattcaagatatgattgaagcCAGAGAGATTGTAATTAGGAAAAAGGAGGCACAAGGGACGAATATAAATAGGAACCCCTTGCCTGAACACGCTAATACCATTGGGGTCATTCTGGACGACGCAGAGTATGAGGAGCAAGTCCAGAAATTGGCAAGGGAAGCTGAGgtgtttggggtcacagaccaaccATTTATAATGGAGGTGCCATTTGAGGAGGATAAAAGaccttttattttggatctcaCTCTAGCTGAGAGCAAGGCTTTGGAGCCAGTGGTCATCGAATTCCCAGAGCAGGAGCCTGTTTTGAGTTTGCAGCGAGTGCCGTGGAACTACGATGAACCTGTCATACAAATTGGAGAAAAGTCAATTGCCAAAGAAGAGGTGTCAGTGGTCACCAGATCTGGGAGGATTGCAAGTCCGTTTGGAGCTACCGTTCCGATTCAAGTAAATAACCCCGAGCTGCCTGCTAAACCAACAGTTACTGAGAAGGAAgccttggattttcttaaaaggctccaAAGAAGTGAATATATTGTAGTCGAGAAGCTAAGCAAGTCGCCCGCCCAAATATCCATGTTGGATCTGCTCTTTTCTTCGGATATGCATAGGGATGCGTTGCTCGAAATGCTGAccaaagctcaaatccctaaggACATTTCGGTTGCTAATTTCTCACATGTGGTTGGGAGTGtgttatttacaaaacaaattacTTTCTCTGATGATGAATTACCGGCAaaaggcattggacataacaaggctCTGTACATAGCTGTGAGTTGCAACGGGAAAATTTTGCCAAAGGTGTTGATTGACAATGGATCTGCGCTTAATATCTGCCCTTGGAGTACCTTGGAAAAGCTAGGGTTGCAAGATATCAAGCTGAGGCCCTCAGGGACCATAGTtagaggttttgatggagcacgAAGGGAACCTATAGGAGAAGTGGATTTAGTCATCGAGATGGGGCCCGCACAGTTTCAGATAGCTTGCCAAGTCATGCATTTTCCTAGTGTTTATAATGTTTTGGTTGGAAGGCCGTGGATTCATAAGTCCGGAGCTGTGCCTTCTTCATTGCATCAATTGTTGAAATTCATAGTAAATGACAAATTGATAACTATCTTTGCCGAGGAGGATTGCCTCGTGATTGCTGATTCTGGGTCCAAAGAAGATGGTAGCCGAAGCGCCATAGTAACCCCTCATAGCACAGCTGATATCGTCTCCGTAAGTTGGATAACAAAAGAGGAACGAGCTTTGTCAaaggccagtgtcatgatggctaaggaaatgatcCGCGGAGGATATGAGTTTGATAAAGGGCTGGGACGTGATCTGCAAGGAATTCTGAAGCCAGTGAAAATTGTGGAGAAAAAGGATTCATtcggtttgggtttccgaccaacCGCTAGAGACatcaaagaaatgaaggaatGCAAGAGAGCAGAGAAAGAAGGCAGGCCAAGGGCCCTTGATATTCCACCACTGCATTATACTTTTCCACGACCGACCGAG gagatgcttgaattcttgactgtgttccaggatgtatttgcatggtcctatgatgatatgactggtatTTCAACTGATGTGGTAGTGCATAAGTTGCCCACAGACCCtacttttccacccgtaaaacaaaaatcccgaaaattcaaaccagatatgagcctcaaaataaaagagcaaatcgaaaaacaactcaaaaccaacattatcattgtttcccattaccctatttggctttcgaatccagtccctgttccaaaaaagaatggagaggtACGAGTTTGTGTTGATTACAGAGACCTCAATAaggccagtcctaaagatgattttcctctgCCAAATATTCACATTCTCCTGGACAATACCGCTGGgcatgagattgaatctttttgtGATTGTTTCGCTGGATACCACCAgattttgatggcagaagaggatagggagaagactGCTTTTATCACCCCTTGGGGCACGTTTTGCTACCGAGTGATGCCATTTGGTCTAAAGAATGCCGGAGCTACGTATCAAAGGACCATGACCACCctgtttcatgatatgatccaccgggagatggaggtctacgtggatgacatcataatcaagtctaaaagaGCAGAGaaccatttggttgatttgaagaagCTGTTCGAAAGGTTGcgaaagtacaatttgaagctaaatcctgcgaaatgcgcCTTTGGGGCACCAGCTGGTAAATTGTTGGGCTTCATTATTAGTAAGagaggcatagagatagatccagcaaaaattaaggcaattcgagatatgccagtgccgaaaactcagaaAGACGTGAAAAGTTTCTTAGGAAAGATCAATTTTATTGGGAGATTCATTGCCCAGTTGACTGCCACAtgcgagccgttgttcaaattgttgagaaagaatgtgccTTTGTACTGGAGTGAAGAATGCCAACAAGCTTTTGATAAAATCAAGGACTATTTGTTACATCCGCCAGTCTTGGTGCCACCCAAGCCAGGTCGACCATTAATCATGTACCTATCTGTGCTTGAAGAAGCAGTTGGTTGTGTCCTCGGGCAGCATGATGACTCTGGAAGGAAGGAgcaagccatttactatctaagcaagaagttcacgcagtatgaggctaattattcattcattgagaaaagctgctgtACATTGGCCTGGGCTGCTCAAAAGCTGAGACACTacctgttgagccataccacttatcttatttcccgatctgatcctttgaagtatctcttggagaagccgatgctaactggacgtctggctaaatggcagataattctctcagagttcgatattgttttcacttcacaaaaagctgtcaaggggcaagctatagctgatcatttggcagaaaatccaagggatgatgattatcaaccaCTTCATACTTATTTCCCTGATGAGAAAGTCTTATTTGTAGGCGCCACGGACGATATAAGTGAGCAAAGCtctgaatggaggcttttcttcga tgccaaattgcaatttgcctgcacaaacaacatggttgaatatgaagcctgcattttcggtctcaaaatggctttagaaatggaaatcaaagagttgatagctttcagtgattcagatttgctcgtgCACCAAACCTTGAAGCAGTAggtaaccaaagat caaaaaattttgccctaccattgtagtttgctcactctggccaagcaatttcaaaatttggagttcagacatctcccgcgagcccgaaacgcatttgctgatgctttggccaccttAGCTTCTATGATCCAGTATCCAGATGAATTGAGGATCGAACCTATTCATATTCAACTTCAAGACAAGCCTACCCACTGTTGGGTTGTAGACAAGTCCTCTGACAATATTCCTTGGTATAATGATATTAAGGAGTTTCTCAAAACTGGATCTTACCCTCTGCATGCTAGTGCAAAGGACAAGGgttttctgcgtagaatggcttcaaaatttttcttgagtGGAGAAGTTTTATACAAAAGAACCtcagatttgaaccttttaaggtgcattgatgaagacgaagctcaatatatgatgaaagaagtgcatagtggcgtttgtggacctcacatgaatggccatttgctagcaaagaaaatcatgagaaccagatacttctggcttactatgga TATGATCGCCCcatggccctgttcaatgtggggtatggacgtgattggtacaattgatcctcccgcttcaaatggacatcgatttatattggtggcaattgagtactttaccaaatgggttgaaacggagtcattcaaacatgtaaCGAAGAAAGTGGTtgccaatttcttgagagatcacatcatctgtcgctttggagtacccgaaacgcttattacagacaatgccaagaatttgaacaatgacatggtagacGGATTATGTGAGCAGTTCAAAATCAGACACCGCAActctgccatttataggcctcagatgaatggagctgtggaagccgcaaacaagaatttgaagaagat actcatgtatggaatggaagctgtattaccagctgAAGTTGAAATCCCTTCGCTACGAATCCTCATGGAAGCTAAATCGGAGGAGGCTGATTGGATAaagcagcgccatgagcaattgactttgatCGATGAAAAGCGgttcaatgctatctgtcatggTCAGTGCTATCAGAAACGTGTGGCCCGGGCctacaacaaaaaagtccatCGGCGTGCATTCGAAGAAGGTGACAAAGTACTAAAGCGgattttgccaatgcaagatgaagctaaaggcaaatttgctccaaattggcaagggtcgttcattgtccaaaaggtattacctggcggagcacttattttggcagaaatggatggacgaacattccctcaacccatcaactcagacatgtgcaagaggtttttcatttga